GTTCCAGTTTCTCATTTGTTTACATTTCtctctgctgctgctgctgctgctgctggtggaTTCGCTACGCTGATTTCGTAATGGCGGGAAAAACAGTTGCGTCTGTCCTTCTGGCAGTGCCTCTCTTTTTCCAAGTGGGCCAAGACACAGATCATAGATCACAGAGATATGAAGACGACTGTGTTTATAGTTATGTCACGTCGTTTGACTCTCTTTTGCAGCTGCTGTGTGGAACGTGGCTGGCCCCCCCGTCACAACCTCCTTGCAGTTGATTCCTGCCGTTGCCGTTGTCGGCTATAAATTCTACTTGGCACGCAACAACTTTGAATTCCTCCTCCCTACAACAGTCTCGACATGAAGAGGCGCATGTTAGCTGTTGAGGTGGTTTTCCTCTTGACTGTTGGATGGATCCAGCAGGCGACTGGGTACGGAAGAGGGGCACCCGACACCACCTGCTCCACCATGCTGCCTAGAGTAAGTGAAAGCCCTCATTTTTGAAAGGAGAGTGTTTGCCATTTCACcttgtgtttcttttcttcatttcagCACGGTCCCAATCCTCAGACATCTCCTTCTCCCTACGCAACCACACCTCTGCAGGTGAGTTCCCCGTGCAGCTGGTGTTGCCTGCTTTTTCTCAGAGAGAACCTCAAACTTTACGCTCACCTGGAGAGCAGGCGTGGCTAATTCATTATTTATCTCACGTGAATAAATTTGCAGACGAGTGTGGAACCTGGGGGCACAATCACCGTCAGGCTTGCAGCCATCAATCCTGCAGATAATTTCAGGGGTTTCCTCATTCATGCCACCAATTCAAGCAGCCAGTCGTTCATGGCGCTAGGCAGCTTTATCAATCCACCTTCCAACACCAAGTCTGTTACTTGCTCCCCGGGACTGCAGGTACATTAATCATCGACACGACGCTAAAAGGTTCAAGGCGGCTGCGCTACATTCTCTTGTCCCGACAGAATTCTCTGACACATGGCGACGGTAGGGGAAAGACCAGTTTGGATATCACGTGGCAGGCACCGGCCGAATACCAAGGAGACGTCCAGTTTAGGTTTGTTGTCTCTTATATATACACTCTACCTACTGTACACCAGACAGATAATAAAAGTATTTATATTTGTATATGTGCATTGACAGGGCCACCTTTGTCAAAGATTATAATACATTTTGGACGCAAGTTCCCGCTGTTGCGTTGGTGCGTGTCGGTCGCGCTTCTGGAGTGGTAACGCCCGCCTATCAGGCACCCACGACATACAGCCGTGATCAGGCTTCGTATCCTTACGTTCCGCCCTCAACCACGACGACAACATCGACGATGCCAACGACAACAtcctccaccaccaccaccaccactcGAGTCGTCAGTACTTCTCCGAATCCCAGCACTACCCAGTGGAGTTTTGCCAAACAGGTTGCCCAACCATATATGTTTATTTGTTGACCCAGTTTTATTCACGTTGATTTATCGTTTGATTAGACTCCAGCCCCAACGGCGTCTGCACAGCTGCCATCCATTTACATGGGCTGTGGTGATGTCAAGGGTTGTTTTGGCCTGCAGGGAGGCACCTGCGTCCAGGAGGGTTCCTGTTCAGCCATGGTCACCTACGCTGTTAAAGGCCAACGTTATGAATTTGAATTGTGGGCCACCGATACGCCGGCCAATGCTTACGTCGCCGTGGCTTTCTCCGACGACGACATTATGGGCGACGATAGCGTGTCTGAGTGCACTTTAGTCAACGGCAGGGTTAACGCCTACATGTCCTACAACGAAGGCAAAAGCAACACCCGACTTCGAGAcgtatattattattattattttcaaatagAAAATTCACTTTGTGCCACTATAATGGCTTGGTTTTTAttgccactttttttttttatttatttatttatttatttacttatttttttgttcattttaaTAGGCAACTAGTGGACTGAAATTGATGGAGGGAAAGTACAACGACGGCAATTTGTACTGTCGTTTCGAGCGTCAAGCGCAGTTGGTCATTGCCGATAAACATTTTGACATGGCCAAGGAATACCACCTATTTTTGGCACGTGGCCCGGCTTCAGACAATGGCATTTCCTATCACGATAGGCAAAAAACTGTTACGGCTCGTTCCGTCAGTCTCGCTGAAACGGGTTCAGTTGGCGCCAgcaaaggttttttttttttttgttttatttcttgttttattgaGAACATTTTAAACGCTAAAATGATGACGACACGATCTGCTCTGCTCGTCACAGGTACCTTGGTGAAACTTCATGGAGCGTTGATGGTGGCCGCGTGGATGTTTGCCGCTTCGTGTGGCATTTTATTTGCTCGATACTTTCGACTCACTTGGGTCGGCAAACAGCTCGGGGGTAAAGATCTTTGGTTTGTGGTGAGTTTGCCTGCTCTTCTTTCCTCGTGGCTGGTGGTGGCGTGAAACGCATTTTTCATTTGcgtcttgccttttttttctttcctagtTCCATCGGATCTTGATGATCATCACGTGGCTCCTGACGGTCATCGCCTTTGTTCTCATTTTTATCGAACTGGGAGGCTGGACGTCTCTACCGGTGACGACGAATCCGCATGCCGTCATCGGAGTCGTTACCACCGTGCTGGCCTTCATTCAACCTTTCATGGCCTATTTCCGGCCACATCCTGGCACGCCCAAACGCTTCATTTTCAACTGGGCTCATTGGCTAGTTGGCAATTCGGCTCACATACTCGGCAGTAGGTTTTATTCATCAATATGAATTGCCCTTTGTTTGCCCTTTATTCATTGATTCATTACAACAAATGCAGTTGTCTGCATCTTTTTGGCCGTCGACTTGGACAAGGCCGCCATTCCCTACTGGGTCAATTGGCTCCTAGTTGCCTATGTGGCCGTCCATGCCGCCAGTCACCTCGTTTTATCGGTACCAATCTACCTCGCTGTTTGCTGTCCAGTTTCCAATCTAATTACCCGTTTCCTTTTTAGTTGGCCCAATGTTGTTATCACGCCGATGGAAGCAGAAAGCCGACGGCCGTATTTGCTATGCGTGATCTGGCCCCTCACCAGAGCAATCAGAACCATTTCTACTCGACGCAGCAGGACAAGAAGGAAGATGCTCATGTAAGTAGTCGATCAACACCTCTTGACATTTTCTGATGTATATATTTTCCTGCTCTTCCCTTCTTCCACAGGGCTCCATGTTCCGCCGGATTATGCTTGGAATTTACATCACGCTGGTGGCCAGTTTTGCGGCCGCCGTGATCGCTACAATAGTCAATGGTCCCTGGGCCAAGCAATGAGCTGTTGcgagtttttattattattattattttacttttttttttactttttccttcccttttAAATCATCCTTTTGGTTTTAATGAGcgggttttcttttaaatttgtaCGAGCGAAAACAATGTTGAACTGTTTGGAGGCAATCGACCTATATATTTGTATCGTATTATTGTAAAGtaatctttttgaaaaaaactgAGTGCGATCTCTTTTTAATTGTCTTTTTaatttggaaagaaaaaaagaagactaCCGTCACAAAacaatgtatttttttattttattttttttaatgagttGTGCCGATTGTGTCTTTTGTAAATCtcctaaaaaaacaaaacatcacTGGGCTGGGTCTCCTTATTCTTTTATATGGCAATTTCTCTACTATTTTCGCAATtgttttaataattattaacTTGTGTATTCCTTGAATATTTCCTTTGTTCCTCGCTATATATATTCAGCGCTGTAGCTGCATTTATTAAACGTGAAggtttttactgttttttgtttgtttacttcCATTGCGGCGAGCCAATGTGCTAAAATAACACAGAAATTAGCCGTTGACATTCTAGATTTCACCTTCATCTACTAAATTTTTTCGTCTCCGCTTAACTCTGGCTCCTGATTAATCAATTGAATGTAGCCACCAATTTTGTTGGCTGTAACATCTCATTGTATGTTCGCAAAAGGTCGGGGAATATTCCAATCACTATTGTTAGCAATTACGAGAAGACTCTTGCTAGGATGACAAGCCAGGAAGGTACTGTTTTCACTTTTGTAGCTGCCGTTACTGACCACATTTCAATTCCTCCCTAGAAATTACAACAGTAGAAACAGATGAAAATCTATAGAATTAATACCCATGTAATGCGAATACTATTGTAAAACTTGTGTGCTGCCTATGTCGACTGTTCTAATCAACGGCTCTCGGTGTTCACGTATTTCCcgatagccttggagaaaaaaaaacacacggtACTATCAAAtttgaacactgattttgcttaagttatttgttttctcgtcaaacccACGGAATGCCAAATAACCCCCTAAATTTTCAGCAACCCAGGCAGCaccattatttattttgttgttgttgtaaataATCATAAATCAGTAACAGCGTTATCTAACGATATCAACAAGAGAAATTTGAATTACTATTGAATATtgattataatttttctttcaagttttttatCGATTTCAACGTTTCCAATAGACAAGCAGACGAATTTGTGACATAATTACAAAGATTCGACACGTGTTATGGGGTAGCAAATAAACGTTCTCGTTCCGTATTAATCTTTCTTTTGTGCTCCTCGTCAATCCAAAGAAAGTTGCAATTTTTAGGTACCAAACCTGAAGGAGCATCCTTTTCACGACATACAATTGTTTGAAAGTCGATTTTCACTAGACATAGATAGTCATTTGAAtcgtacatatatatatataatatatacatAAATAGACAGTGGAAAAAATCTGCTCATCATGCTGATCTGCACGATGCTGGCTTCATGTAAGTGACCTATCAACAGTAATTTTGGTTTATATTTGGCTTATATTTGGCTTTCACTTGtgacaaatatttatattacctaaactgttattgaacataGGACTACACAGTGTTAAAAGACTCTTCCCTTAAGGAAATTTGTGGCTGTGGACTTTCTTGAGATGAATCTTGTATCGTAAatattttccttcttcttggAACATAGGATGTCTTGATGCCAACCAAGCATCATGGaaaagattgtaaaaagatgtttaaggtatttgacaaattGGTATTAATGTTTATAAAGTGACTTTTTTagtattcttaaattagcaggaaaaacctaaagCTGGAGGATGATACATTTGTTTCTCTTTACTAGTTTTGTAAACAAAaggtaaattggtaaaatgaaacaacacatGACCTATTGCTTTAGATCATTGTTTTAGATTTTAGGTTATTGATCACAGAGTCAGAGAACAATGTGCGGAATCTGATATTCTAGCACTGGAAACCCCAGGTGCccttctgcttcaacaaggctataaagcaattataatttcaggaggtaaagactgaaaccaaaaacaaagcaCAGACATTTTTTAGTTGACTTTTCCGCTTAATGTCATTGTTACACTTCACTTTTGGAAACATAGAAGTGTATACAAATGTTCAGGGTTAAATCGATGAAATGGTTGAGCAGAAAAAGAACTTAATattacttttgaacaggtcCTAACTCAGTGTACGTGGTTGATGCCCTGACACTATAACCCAGCAATCTTTAGGCTGCGGTCTTCCAGTGCTGGGAATTTGCGGGAATTTGTTATGGCAAGCAAATACTCAACAAGGAATTAGGTAAAcaattctgttttatatcacatttttatcattcaaatttttttttttttttcagctgtATTTAAAATGTCAGAAAGTTAAAATTATTGCAGATGCTTAAAATAAATcctattttcaaaagatttttgaatttttaaccCCGTAGGAATCTCCCATACGTCACTTTTATTGTAGCTGACAGTGACTGTAGTTATGGCTTACTTAGCCCATGCTTATCAAGAGCTGCCCTCTTGGTTCTGCGACCTAAAAACTATCATCTTCTAAAAGCTTCCAGGTTTGTTATAGCCGTAGAACAGCAGACGACGGAGGTGAGGAAGTAACAAAGCAAATAAGAAATTCCTACATTTCGTTTGAAGTACGTACTACTAGATTTGAACAGTTCAAAGCGGCATTGTACCATCGGTCAGGACCCAAACGGTCGATGCATTGAAAATGTCGGACCTCTGTTGATGAATTTTCAGCAGCACTCTTCCACAAGACGCACGTGAATGAAGATAGTGAGCAAATGATAGTGAAGGAGATATGGACTTTGTGGTTTACAAACCCATGGCTTTACTGCATTCCATGATTAGTCTTATACACCTTTTGCAGTTGTACAGAGCTTTCGGGAACGAAGTTAATTGTGGATGGATTTGCTGTTGACAAGCA
This genomic stretch from Daphnia magna isolate NIES linkage group LG10, ASM2063170v1.1, whole genome shotgun sequence harbors:
- the LOC116931722 gene encoding putative ferric-chelate reductase 1 homolog, with protein sequence MKRRMLAVEVVFLLTVGWIQQATGYGRGAPDTTCSTMLPRHGPNPQTSPSPYATTPLQTSVEPGGTITVRLAAINPADNFRGFLIHATNSSSQSFMALGSFINPPSNTKSVTCSPGLQNSLTHGDGRGKTSLDITWQAPAEYQGDVQFRATFVKDYNTFWTQVPAVALVRVGRASGVVTPAYQAPTTYSRDQASYPYVPPSTTTTTSTMPTTTSSTTTTTTRVVSTSPNPSTTQWSFAKQTPAPTASAQLPSIYMGCGDVKGCFGLQGGTCVQEGSCSAMVTYAVKGQRYEFELWATDTPANAYVAVAFSDDDIMGDDSVSECTLVNGRVNAYMSYNEGKSNTRLRDATSGLKLMEGKYNDGNLYCRFERQAQLVIADKHFDMAKEYHLFLARGPASDNGISYHDRQKTVTARSVSLAETGSVGASKGTLVKLHGALMVAAWMFAASCGILFARYFRLTWVGKQLGGKDLWFVFHRILMIITWLLTVIAFVLIFIELGGWTSLPVTTNPHAVIGVVTTVLAFIQPFMAYFRPHPGTPKRFIFNWAHWLVGNSAHILGIVCIFLAVDLDKAAIPYWVNWLLVAYVAVHAASHLVLSLAQCCYHADGSRKPTAVFAMRDLAPHQSNQNHFYSTQQDKKEDAHGSMFRRIMLGIYITLVASFAAAVIATIVNGPWAKQ